gtagcttgaaaataaaaattatttgagctaaaaatttgtaacaaaaataataacttacaTTACTATCACTAGCTACCCAGTAGGCAATGCCTCTTGTTAATAATGGCCATTCTAATGGCCCACTTGAATACATATGGCTAGTTTGACTTTCTTGCCCATggaataacatttttatttgtaattcaataaatttttgccaAAATGAAAGATGAGTAGCTTTAAGTGGTATCATTTCTGCATTTATCAATTCACGTTCTCTCTGTTTTTGATCTTCACTTTTAGTGTATCGATGCTCTTCAACATTCCAAACAGCATCCTCTTgctcaataattttatcagcGACAACTTCGTGTTGATTAAAACCCCAGTCAGCTAATTGTCTTCCACTAAATTTTAATGCATACTCAGTACCAACATGAATCAAACGCACTTGACTTCGAATGGCATACCAAATATCATTAGTTTGTTCacgatttattatttcaatcctccataaattttgtgCCGGCATTGAAACATTATAATCAATATAGCAAGAGACTTCTTGACTCTGTGGCGTCATTGCAGCAGCAACATCATGAGAATTGAGAGCTCTACTAGTAATACCATGAACTAATTGGACAACTTCACCGTGTTTTAATGGAACAATAGGTCTTGTTactactaaatcatttagttcCGGTCGTTTTACAATCCACCAATTATTAACGTCTTTAAAAGAATAACAAGTAACTTGTTGTTGATGAGAGCTTCCTCGTCCATCTGAATATCGTAATGGATATAAATGATTATGACTATGGAGCCAACAAGCACGACCAAATGTATGTCGTAAAGTTATTTGGCTTCCATGTGTAACTTCAGTAGGCTGACCTTTAGTTATACTTGCTAACCCACCCTCTAAACTCGCTTGAAATGCACTAGTCATCACAGCATCATGTGGTCCTGCTTTCGTAAGAACCGAAAGATGAATATAAAATACTCCTAAATAAACTGAACTAAATGACAGTATGATTACAAGTACTCTTGCGATAAAGTGACCCCATAATACTGAATTTGAAAGAGTCTTTTTGCTTAAAAGTTTCCAATAATCACgggtaataataaatattccaaGCATTAAAGAATAAAATCCTACGTACTTAACACAAATAGCACATGTCAAAGAAACAATTCCAAGTGTTAGCCAAACCCACCAAGATAATGCCTGTGGTTTGTCCATTACTTTGTGAAATTTCATTATGCACAATAGCccaaataatgaaaattgtaTAAGTATACTTTCCATTAATATAAAACGTGATTGAGTTAGAAATGCATTATCAAGAAGGAACATTATTCCAGCAATTAATGCACTCCATGGTTTCAATCCTAATTCAATAGCTAAATGATAAGCCGTTGGTAATATAAGACTTCCGAATAATGCAGGTACAACTCTTAATGCGAATAAAGGCACATTTTCTGGATATGGGCTTCCAATTCgatcaaatttaaattctccATCAAATCCTGACAAATACGCTGCTGCTGATATTAATTGCTTTCCTAATGGTGGATgagaatcgaaaaaaaatattcttttcatATAGAGACCAACGTATTTTCCAAAATGAAGCTCAtcaaatctgaaaaaaatgaataaagaacgaatattttaataagaaatgtatatgaatatttttaattttaattttcactcgTATTTTACTTACACGATACTTCTAGGTTCTTCTAATTTATAAAGCCTAGTTAAAATACCAGCAACAAATAGGAACACAGCAATCACATCGAATTCTAAACTGATAAACATTCTTTTTGATGGATTTGATGTTTCATGCAACATTCGTTCATCGATTTTAACATTTTCtgaaatttgtttaaataacaACGTTTCTTTGTCGTTCtgtaatcaaaaaataattttaataaaattataaattatattgtaaaatacatatatttatatatgcgcgttatttttacttcatttatttgattttttctacTGCAACTTTCAATTTTAGATTCTTGATCATCAAAATTTGTGGTTtcacgtaaaatttttccattacttttggattttctatTTCGTACTTCCATCGTATTAACAACtcaatatatgtaaaataaaatactcaaTACACtacgtaaaattttaatcttaacTCCTTGAATTCCGAATGAAAATAACTATATAACGGATCGCAGCTTCGTTAGACGAATGAAAAGAACagttattttatctaaatataATATACCATGATGATCacgattaatttttacttagcCACATTTATATTATGtgtaaataaaagtttagCTAGGAACGTCACCGGAGGATTGTctgaaaatatattgaaaaagaaaataaattaattaattattttttacttgagTTTTTGTACTGTCATTTCactcataaaaatatattattttttatttacatcctTACCTGCATAAGTGTATCAGCCTTTCCCCATTCTACAAGTTCCATTAGGCTACATTATGTGCTGTGTGTATACCTACACATATAGCACTACCACTTCCTTATTTTCAGTTTGTCGCGCTGGTCCGCGCCATATGCCACCATCTCGTTTTAGTTATTGGTTGTTATTGGTAATTGCGGGTGTAAGCGGGtgtttatttcttttatattgGTCTTTTATTTACATGGTACATTATACTAAGTACTAAATAGAATGATTAATACCGGTAGGCTGTAATAACAGTCAATATACTTGTTAGAGTTTTAAAACTGTGATTTTAAATAGCACTGATGGATTTTTAAGGGTTAGTTCAACCTTTAAACTTGATATATAATCACTTACATCGGAGTGACCTTTGTTCACATCAATGTTTACTAACTCAAATCATCTGtagatattataaatatttgttttaaaatgtataattattatataaaggttattgtaaatattttattagttcattttattattgtggAATTCGTAAATACAACGGCCATTAACAAAAATGATCCATATGATAGTTATGTAAATGAAGATGGGTTATACGACTCTAATGATAACGTTATCATTTTAAACGTGACTAcgttgaaaaattcaatttatgagAGCAAAAAAGCTTGGGTGgtagaattttataatagttgGTGTGGTCATTGTCGAAGATTTGCTCCGTTATGGAAATCTCTGGCTAGTGAAATTGTTGGTacgttttatttttgttcgttctttttttttcttttttattttttcattgtttctAATAATCATATCAGACGTAGACTgtataaactaaaattatgacaaaaagtTTAGTTCgtgactttttttaaatttataacaaaaaaaagttttcagtATTTcttagatattttaatttgaaaacaatGCATGTTacattaaagataaaatacttatcaattaaattattatgaatatttatattatgaaatctttatttcatgattattaattaaaattatgattacTTTTTAGGATGGAAAGATATAATTGAAATTGCAGCTATAAATTGTGccaatgatgataataatccAATTTGCAGAGAATTCAAAATTATGTATTATCCAGCTATACGATATTTTTCTCCAAACACCAAACATGACTCAATTGGTGATGATGTAGAAAAAGGTGAAACCGTAGAGACAATGCGTCATAATTGTCTTAAACATTTACAAAAAGACCAAATTGATGGACTAGGTCTTTCATGGCCAAATATTTCACCATATAGGTTTGagtttattcaataattattaactagtatacgttgcgcgcgcaagcgcgcgtgtgaatttagtatggagttatctatattttcatacttatgatatatttgaccaatcacgttacgaatagtttgtcttattgtgtatattttcatatttttcatctaaattataagagtgGATTATTAATACGTATTACTATGTTACtttgagttaaaaaaacaacattatttcattttattttttagaaattctGAGCTACAAGATATATGGACAGGAGTTTCTAAGACgattcaatataaattttatctatttgaagagaataattcatttttaggAACTGAAATCATATTAGACTTGCATAATATTACGAATATCCAAATACGCCGAATAACCTCAGATAATCAATGGCTttgtttaatgtttaaaataacaaattttccaGCTCTGATTGTTTACGACCGTCAGTCTACAAAAAATTCGTTAAAAATACCAGTTCTTACAAGAACTGGAGTATCAAATGTAATCAAAgactttttaaaatctaaaggATTATTAATAGATCTTAGGCTGATTAATAGTACACAAATACAAACTAAAAacgaaattcaaaaaactaatcaaaCACATGGTTCAGTCAAGTTGAATGGAGATTATCTTTATCGATCGGATTTAGAATCTGCATTACGTTATTCTTTAGAACGAGAAATCTCATTAGTTCCAACAATCGAAAATGTAAAAATGGAGTcattgaaagaatttttaagagttttgGCTCTTTATTTTCCTTTTAAACATGATAATTCTGGGTATTTATCACAAATACGAGATATTATTGAAAACAAAACAATGATCGATGGCAAAGACTTTAGAGAGTTAATAAAatcaacagaaaaaaaattatcgcaAGTTTACAAATCTAAACAACAGTGGATTGGCTGTAAAGGTAGTACCCCTACACTACGCGGATATCCTTGTGGTCTTTGGCTGCTGTGGCATACACTTACCGTCAATTATGCTATAGATACTGAAAAAAGTACTTCGGTTGATAAGCCCCAATGGATATTGTCAACAATGCTTGGTtacataaaaaacttttttggcTGTTCTGATTGCGCTGATCATTTTACGAGTATGGCAgaagaatataaattatttgatgtTAAGACTCCAAATGATGCTGTTTTGTGGCTTTGGAAAGCACataataaagtaaattcaAGACTTGCTGGTGATTTTACAGAAGATCCAGAATTTCCAAAAATCCAATATccttcaaaagaaaattgtcaCGAATGTAAAAATGAAGATAGTTCGTGgaatgaagtcaaagttttacaatatttaaaacgaaaatattcatattccagtattcaatataataattcaGATGTATTACAATTACCATTACATCTTGATGGGGATGAGTTTCTCCATGACAAAAACGTAACTGATCAACAAAAAATTGGGTGGGATTTTACAGTTTTTGATATCAGTATTTGTGTTATTGTTTACGTTATTTCAGCGACAATGCTTGTGCTCGTGTGTATAAAGTTTGTTGTTAAGCGTTCTTCCAAGAAAAAAGCACagatacaaaatttatttggacGAGTATAAATGTGATAagaaaactataattattttttaatttttttccccagaacaaatttatttagttcaaATCTAACATGAAAACGTTTTTTTCGAGTCTTCTAATGTCATAGttcgtttttattttagaCTTGAAAAAAGTTATGTTTCTGATCGACCTCGTTTTCACAATTAGCAGATGAAAAAGACATTGAatctgttgaaaaaaaattgttcttgcTATATTCACTAAATTGAGACAAACAATCAAAGAGCTATCTataagatttaaaaagaaatgaaaaaataacgttttattttttcttttcaaattctaaaaaaaattaatttataaattttccaaaactgtttttattatctatgattataaaatgttttcaaaataaatttggtaATATGTTGGTA
The sequence above is drawn from the Cotesia glomerata isolate CgM1 linkage group LG4, MPM_Cglom_v2.3, whole genome shotgun sequence genome and encodes:
- the LOC123263371 gene encoding protein O-mannosyltransferase 1, yielding MEVRNRKSKSNGKILRETTNFDDQESKIESCSRKNQINENDKETLLFKQISENVKIDERMLHETSNPSKRMFISLEFDVIAVFLFVAGILTRLYKLEEPRSIVFDELHFGKYVGLYMKRIFFFDSHPPLGKQLISAAAYLSGFDGEFKFDRIGSPYPENVPLFALRVVPALFGSLILPTAYHLAIELGLKPWSALIAGIMFLLDNAFLTQSRFILMESILIQFSLFGLLCIMKFHKVMDKPQALSWWVWLTLGIVSLTCAICVKYVGFYSLMLGIFIITRDYWKLLSKKTLSNSVLWGHFIARVLVIILSFSSVYLGVFYIHLSVLTKAGPHDAVMTSAFQASLEGGLASITKGQPTEVTHGSQITLRHTFGRACWLHSHNHLYPLRYSDGRGSSHQQQVTCYSFKDVNNWWIVKRPELNDLVVTRPIVPLKHGEVVQLVHGITSRALNSHDVAAAMTPQSQEVSCYIDYNVSMPAQNLWRIEIINREQTNDIWYAIRSQVRLIHVGTEYALKFSGRQLADWGFNQHEVVADKIIEQEDAVWNVEEHRYTKSEDQKQRERELINAEMIPLKATHLSFWQKFIELQIKMLFHGQESQTSHMYSSGPLEWPLLTRGIAYWVASDSNAQVHLLGNIAVWYSGTIGVVIYSILLIIYLTRRKRCYYDIPDTEWDQVILIGQVLFAGYILHFIPFFFVERTLFLHNYLPALTFKILLTAAVINHLYYLISWYYQSNTLVLCIRLIIIILWLALIIFVFQKFAILSYGMTPLTAKDLMKLRWSETWDFIVHKL
- the LOC123263377 gene encoding sulfhydryl oxidase 2-like, which translates into the protein MYNYYIKVIVNILLVHFIIVEFVNTTAINKNDPYDSYVNEDGLYDSNDNVIILNVTTLKNSIYESKKAWVVEFYNSWCGHCRRFAPLWKSLASEIVGWKDIIEIAAINCANDDNNPICREFKIMYYPAIRYFSPNTKHDSIGDDVEKGETVETMRHNCLKHLQKDQIDGLGLSWPNISPYRNSELQDIWTGVSKTIQYKFYLFEENNSFLGTEIILDLHNITNIQIRRITSDNQWLCLMFKITNFPALIVYDRQSTKNSLKIPVLTRTGVSNVIKDFLKSKGLLIDLRLINSTQIQTKNEIQKTNQTHGSVKLNGDYLYRSDLESALRYSLEREISLVPTIENVKMESLKEFLRVLALYFPFKHDNSGYLSQIRDIIENKTMIDGKDFRELIKSTEKKLSQVYKSKQQWIGCKGSTPTLRGYPCGLWLLWHTLTVNYAIDTEKSTSVDKPQWILSTMLGYIKNFFGCSDCADHFTSMAEEYKLFDVKTPNDAVLWLWKAHNKVNSRLAGDFTEDPEFPKIQYPSKENCHECKNEDSSWNEVKVLQYLKRKYSYSSIQYNNSDVLQLPLHLDGDEFLHDKNVTDQQKIGWDFTVFDISICVIVYVISATMLVLVCIKFVVKRSSKKKAQIQNLFGRV